A region of the Mangifera indica cultivar Alphonso chromosome 10, CATAS_Mindica_2.1, whole genome shotgun sequence genome:
aaaaatattttttaaattaacggGTGGGGTCGTGGGCCTTATGTATTTTGTGGACGGTGAGCCACACCAGAGCTGGCCCAATCCACTGAGGCCTCTACATATGATCTTCTTTCTCAGCAAATCTTATTCATTGATTTGTAAACATAACATGTTGGATTTTATgccaataatttttcataatttcctatacttttaattttattaataaattataaacactAATATTGGTTACTAATCTATTGTAACCAGCTGAGGATAGTTATAAGGGAATCATGGtgattatgtttataattttattattcatgttCAACCACACacaataatatgatttattgtTATGTTGATTGTTGGACATTTTTTATACGTTCATTTGTGGATAACGGTTGATTATTGTTTTGTGATGGATTTCATGTTATCAATAAGAAGTTTATATGAAGCTGTTTTATATTCcgcaatattaaattattattcatgccaagtaattgataattaaacaataatatccTTTCGATTGGACATTATCCTTAGCGAGCATTACAAACACCCATTCTCCTATAACGATTGGATTGGCATTTGTGTAATGAGTACAACCACGACCTTTTGTCTTCTGTTTGTTGGTTACGCTCTCATTATTTACATATGAAACCTGTCAATGCCGCTCTTGTAATCTCTGTCCATGATATGACTTGATCTCCCTTCAATCTTCGTCGcatcttgatgtttcaaatatCTACCTTCTCAAAAATCAACTATCTTCTCTCTTATTAGTTGTATCATACTTGAAATccattaaaagttttttattgtGAACTCTTTTTATGacatgatttaattaattatttaatatattcaatttctCTCCAAAATGTGAATTGATTGATGACAATGATAAGATTCTAATCAAAATGGCAATTAAAGATTTAAAGATTGAATCGCatgttttaacatttgtaaaaatatgaaactgttatatttaaaatattaaaattagatatttaaatgggTAAATTTTTGATTCATTTCAAAAGTTTTGGatagtgaaattattattttgccaTGATagtattagtttatttttaaatagaatttgattttaggtaaatgaaaaaaaagtgaTTCATGTTGTAATGGGTAGAACAGATCTTTAGTccaaacatgggtgggaaaatgtgattcCATCTTTCAATGTTAGAAACTAAACAGTTATTAGAGAAGAGAAAACAACTGAACGACAAAAATGCTTTCCGAATTCTAATCCAACGAACCTTCAAACCGAGAAGTACCCTTTTCCTGAACTTTAAAAACGACACGACATTTCAACATCACAGCCCAATCCCATTAATCCCGCGACTACAGGCCAAGAAGCCACCAACCCAAGTTCCACGTGTTCTTGTTCTATTTGTCCACCTCTTTCCTCGTGCTTATGAAACTTAACTTGTTAGCTCTGTCAGTTTTCAgccattttaaaaacatattcttaattttaatataaatatatcttactTTTTCATGCTAAGTATCTATGCTTCATTATTAGTCGTCTCTAAAACATGGATGTCAAAGCGGTGTCGTTTTTGGTGTTCTTTTCTCTCCTCCTTGTCTCGGCGATTTCGGCCGACACCTTCTCTGACGATCAGGTGATCAAGCAAGTGACGGACGGTTCCGATGAGCTATTGGGAGCCGAGCATCACTTCACGCTCTTCAAGAGAAAGTTCGGAAAATCTTACGCTTCTCAGGAGGAACACGACTACAGGTTCAGAGTGTTCAAGCGAAACTTGAGACGTGCCGCGCGTCACCAGAGCCTCGACCCGACCGCGAGGCACGGTGTGACTCAGTTCTCCGATTTGACTCCGGCCGAATTCCGAAGGACGTATCTCGGTTTGAGGAAGTTAAGGCTGCCTAAGGACGCGAATCAAGCGCCGATTTTGCCGACTAATGATTTGCCTGAGGATTTTGATTGGAGAGAAAAAGGCGCTGTGACGCCTGTGAAAAATCaggttttcattttatttgatttgttctttgtctgttttattgttatatataagatttttacTTTGGTTTATATTGCTGGATTTGCTGtttatgatgattttttaaGTAAACAATTAGAGAGCAGTAGGTTAACCTTTTGATCTTGGTTTTTATGCAGCGATTTTGAATATGGAAAGTTGTTTGATGCTCTTTATTATGTAAAATtcatgatatattttatattgaaaatggAGATTTTCTGTCTCTTTGAGTTCTTGATGAGTTTGTTACTATTATTTTGTACACATTAACCTCTTTGTATGGTAACTgattttaatattctttattttatcttttttgggGATAATTTTCCTAGTGGTACTTCCTATTTATTGCAATTATGATGAATCATGCGTTGATGATGATTATATTGCGGGTTGATTAGGGTTCATGTGGATCATGCTGGAGTTTCAGTACTACAGGAGCTTTGGAAGGTGCTAACTTCCTTGCAACTGGAAACCTTGTTAGCCTTAGTGAGCAACAGCTTGTAGATTGCGATCACGAGGTTCGATTCTttgttcccttttttttttcattgctcTATTTGCATTTTGTGAAGAAGACTTGTGTTATGTGGTTTATGGTAGATATTATTCTGCATATAGCATAATTGTGAATCTGTATTACACCGATTATCTTCATCCCCCATGAACCTGCATTTATTATTGCTTGATACTGGGCATGATTGTGATTCCTCAAGGATTTTGTGTATGAGAGTTAGCAATTGATTACGAGATATCAAACTTCTGTTGGAACAAATCTTCAATGAAGGGAGCAACTGTTCTGCTAAAGAAGCCTGGTTGAATGTTGTTGTGCTAGAAGTTCAATGtctttttctttgattgttCTTTTTTACTATGTTAGGGCACCGCAAAACATTTTTTGTTTCCTGCAGTACTGTGTGATGCCTTGTTAATTCTTTTGTGTGATTGTATACACTTATCTTGTCATAAATCCTCTGTTTAACCCTTTGCAATTCCACTGTATTATGCTTACAGGTATATAAGCTGAACTGatacccatttttttttttttttcaaataggTGCAATTTAATGTGTTCATAAACTTTTGCACACACTGTTTCAAGGGGATCAGCTTTTATATCTAAAGTGCTCATTAAGCTGTAAATTTTTACTCTTCTAATTGATCTTGTATATATCTGCAGTGTGATCCAGAGGAGCAAGGTGCTTGTGATTCTGGATGCAATGGTGGGCTCATGAATAGTGCCTTTGAGTACACACTCAAAGCTGGTGGGCTTATGCGAGAGGAAGACTATTCTTACACTGGTACTGACGGTGGCACCTGCAAATTCGACAAGACAAAGATTGCTGCCAAAGTGGCCAACTTCAGTGTTGTCTCCCTTGACGAGGATCAGATTGCTGCTAATCTCGTGAAAAATGGCCCCCTTGCAGGTAATTAACTGTTAGAGCTTACAGTTATATGCCAAAAGGAATATTTCTTCATTGCTATTGTTTACGGTAATGGTCAATGGCTGTAATTCTCATAACTTTTCCTTATGTGAATGCAGTGGCTATCAATGCTGTATTCATGCAAACATATATAGGAGGTGTTTCATGCCCATACATCTGCTCAAAGAGGTTGGATCACGGGGTGCTGCTCGTGGGTTACGGCTCAGCTGGCTATGCTCCAGTCAGGATGAAGGAAAAGCCATACTGGATCATTAAGAATTCATGGGGAGAAAACTGGGGAGAGAATGGTTTCTACAAAATCTGCAGGGGTCGTAACATTTGTGGAGTTGACTCCATGGTATCGACTGTTTCTGCTGCCGTTCATAGTGACTCTGAGTAGGCTATGAACATTGATGATTTCCATAGAAGTTGTTTTAGATTTATGTGGGCAAAAAAACTTGATTCTACTTTTAATCCATCAAAGCATAAGATTGAAACTTCTTATGCGTGTGGGTTGCTCGTACTATTCAGTGGtctatttattattactttacTGCCTCTTCATCTGACCTGATTGTAAGAATGCTGTATCATTTTATGCAACTGAATTATGAAACACGTGATACCGAGGCATTACTGctataattgaattaaactgtCTACTTGTAACATATctgggattttttattttaaatatatagtttatcatagttttactctttaagttttataatgTGTCTCAAGTGTAGAGATCTTAtaagttatttaatttaatcaatataatcttttcatctctaAATAATATAGGATGTGTAGATAAACTTAATATTTCTCCCGTATGGATGTAAAATTTACTTAAGGGACCACACTACTTAAGTATATTTCTATTTTCGCTTGACTGGTTTCTGTGCCCGGAATCAATTTAACCTCCA
Encoded here:
- the LOC123228022 gene encoding cysteine protease RD19A-like, producing MDVKAVSFLVFFSLLLVSAISADTFSDDQVIKQVTDGSDELLGAEHHFTLFKRKFGKSYASQEEHDYRFRVFKRNLRRAARHQSLDPTARHGVTQFSDLTPAEFRRTYLGLRKLRLPKDANQAPILPTNDLPEDFDWREKGAVTPVKNQGSCGSCWSFSTTGALEGANFLATGNLVSLSEQQLVDCDHECDPEEQGACDSGCNGGLMNSAFEYTLKAGGLMREEDYSYTGTDGGTCKFDKTKIAAKVANFSVVSLDEDQIAANLVKNGPLAVAINAVFMQTYIGGVSCPYICSKRLDHGVLLVGYGSAGYAPVRMKEKPYWIIKNSWGENWGENGFYKICRGRNICGVDSMVSTVSAAVHSDSE